In the Candidatus Roizmanbacteria bacterium genome, GATCAGTCCCGATATAATCACAATCGCTGAAATGCCAAAATAGATAAAACGAAACTTGAAAAAATTAATCATACCTTTGGCTGCACCTGCGCTTTGTAAAAAATATTAATAAGTCTCTTCGTGATTACGACACCCGTAAACAAGCTCACTACCACACCAATGGCAAGAGTAAGAGCAAACCCTTTAATCAAGCCGAGCTGTGGGAAAAACTCCCAGTTGAGTGGATTGTATAAAATGAATGCCACGAGTAGTGTAGTAATGTTTGCATCTTTGATTGCATCAATAGCTCTTCCAAATCCAAGCTGTATCGAGGCGAAATGACTTCGTCCCTTACGCTTTTCCTCCTTTATTCTTTCGAAGATGAGAATGTTTGAATCTACGGCCATACCGATTGAGAGTATAAATCCAGCAATGCCAGAAAGAGTCAAGGTAACCGAGAAAAGTCTAAAAAACGCATATGATATGAGTCCATAAATAATAAGACCGGCACAAGCAATCAACCCGAGTCCCCCATAGTTAAGTATCATAAACAGCGCAACGGCCACCAACCCTATCCCTCCCGCAACTATACTTTTTTGAATCTCTTGGGCACCAAGTGATGGTCCAATGGTTCTCTGCTCGATTAGCTTAATTGGAACAGGCAACGCACCAGAGTTTATAGCCATCGCAAGTTGTCTCGTTTGATCAACATTATATTGGGTTGTGATAACCGCGTTTCCGTCAAGAATCGGTTGCTGTACTGTTGGTGCTACAAGGACCTGATCGTCGAGAAAAATTCCAATTGGTTTACCAATATTTTTTGAGGTTAGATCGGCAAATATTTTCACGCCTTTTGGAGAGAATGAAAGAGAGACCTGGGGTTTACCTGTATTTTGATCAAACGTAACCGTTGCCCTTTTAATATCCCCTCCCTTTAATTTAGACTCAGGGCTGAAATATATTCTACCTGCGGTTTCTGTTCCTGCATTTGGAATTTTTAGTTGAAGCTCTTCTCGAAAGTTAAGGTTTGCAGTTCGGCCAATGGTCGCCACAGCTTGAGCCGTATCCTTAATACCCGGAAGCTCGACGATAATTCGGTGTTTGTCTCCTGCCTTTATAGTTTGTACAAGCGGTTCAGATGCTCCAAAAAAATTAATTCTTCTTTCGATAATGTCTTTACTGGAGTTAAGGGCGTCCTGAATATCTGATGACAGTAATTTGGATGTGTCGGTTTCAAAAACAAGATGGCTTCCGCCTTTTAGATCAAGAC is a window encoding:
- the secD gene encoding protein translocase subunit SecD, which encodes MKYLWYVALTCLFILLVWIDLPENYRIHLTLGSRTLDTTINPLSINTNIYGLRIKKDFTTKYGLDLKGGSHLVFETDTSKLLSSDIQDALNSSKDIIERRINFFGASEPLVQTIKAGDKHRIIVELPGIKDTAQAVATIGRTANLNFREELQLKIPNAGTETAGRIYFSPESKLKGGDIKRATVTFDQNTGKPQVSLSFSPKGVKIFADLTSKNIGKPIGIFLDDQVLVAPTVQQPILDGNAVITTQYNVDQTRQLAMAINSGALPVPIKLIEQRTIGPSLGAQEIQKSIVAGGIGLVAVALFMILNYGGLGLIACAGLIIYGLISYAFFRLFSVTLTLSGIAGFILSIGMAVDSNILIFERIKEEKRKGRSHFASIQLGFGRAIDAIKDANITTLLVAFILYNPLNWEFFPQLGLIKGFALTLAIGVVVSLFTGVVITKRLINIFYKAQVQPKV